A genomic segment from Spinacia oleracea cultivar Varoflay chromosome 3, BTI_SOV_V1, whole genome shotgun sequence encodes:
- the LOC110783122 gene encoding phytolongin Phyl2.2 codes for MISDPDLVRYACVAHHRSSESSSSTTILAEFNSADSTLQQLAQQCLELVPPHHSIFSHSYHNQTYTFLVNDEFVYFGIFDSKLRNSDQVRFLGCLKGTIDQLINGKSDYKLSTFCFQGELHPIFHKLMSKSYDFDALPVVPNGVNHSKNTANLVPNKNKKILSVSFLSASKIGKGFKKSKLYEERTTSRMPLVEDKVDLLNEGNFDGGEGKSREINHPNGNFLMDGGVSIGVGRHKAKKIWRRHVWIVLVLDLAVCLILFGIWLFVCRGFQCIEG; via the coding sequence ATGATTTCAGACCCAGATCTCGTACGCTACGCCTGCGTAGCTCATCACCGTTCATctgaatcatcatcatcaacaacgaTCCTTGCCGAGTTCAACTCAGCTGACTCGACCCTTCAACAACTCGCCCAACAATGTCTGGAATTAGTGCCACCCCATCACAGCATTTTCTCTCACTCTTACCACAATCAAACTTACACCTTTTTGGTGAATGatgagtttgtttattttgggATTTTTGATTCCAAATTGAGAAATTCAGATCAAGTTCGTTTCTTGGGTTGTTTGAAAGGGACTATTGATCAACTAATCAATGGAAAATCAGATTACAAGCTTTCAACTTTTTGCTTCCAAGGTGAGCTTCATCCCATTTTCCACAAATTGATGTCAAAAAGTTATGATTTTGATGCATTACCTGTAGTCCCAAATGGTGTTAATCATAGCAAAAACACCGCGAATTTGGTTCCGAATAAGAACAAGAAGATTTTGTCTGTGTCATTTCTATCTGCTTCCAAAATTGGCAAAGGGTTCAAGAAAAGTAAGTTGTATGAGGAGAGGACAACTAGTAGGATGCCTTTGGTTGAAGATAAGGTTGATTTGTTAAATGAGGGTAATTTTGATGGTGGTGAGGGTAAAAGTAGGGAAATTAATCACCCAAATGGTAATTTTTTGATGGATGGTGGTGTTAGTATTGGTGTTGGAAGACACAAAGCTAAGAAAATATGGAGAAGACATGTTTGGATTGTGTTGGTGTTGGATTTGgctgtttgtttgattttgtttgGGATTTGGTTGTTTGTTTGCCGAGGATTTCAATGCATTGAAGGGTAG